In one window of Tachypleus tridentatus isolate NWPU-2018 chromosome 2, ASM421037v1, whole genome shotgun sequence DNA:
- the LOC143235619 gene encoding ras-related protein Rab-3: MPTGQEQKWQRDAADQNFDYMFKILIIGNSSVGKTSFLFRYADDSFTSAFVSTVGIDFKVKTVFRQDKRVKLQIWDTAGQERYRTITTAYYRGAMGFILMYDVTNEESFNSVQDW, encoded by the exons ATGCCAACAGGTCAGGAGCAGAAATGGCAGAGAGATGCTGCAGACCAGAACTTTGATTACATGTTCAAGATTTTGATAATAGGAAATAGCAGTGTAGGAAAGACATCATTTCTTTTCAGATATGCAGATGATTCATTTACGTCTGCTTTTGTGAGCACAGTTGGAATTGACTTTAAGGTGAAGACTGTTTTCAGACAGGACAAGAGAGTGAAACTTCAGATATGG GACACTGCAGGACAGGAACGTTATCGAACAATAACTACGGCATATTATCGAGGAGCTATGGGCTTCATACTCATGTATGACGTCACTAATGAGGAATCGTTTAATAGTGTCCAAGACTGGTAA
- the crm gene encoding cramped chromatin regulator: MIKNKDQVRHFYYRTWHKISKYLHIGDDVKKQTQELYGLINYAELRKKIGGCLNEKNRQRLNDLILNGVTFVKFKGKKLRIKTPVCRALKRINNVEEPKIQEEPKLPKEIYVEFRPCTNAAWLHVQSLAQNPRVRTKVNLQRRLSTVIEYLEKKWKPQRLKQKEQILCNLSKVSVPELPVDPPPILRVRPRSDFNISLLSIHPVDMASSADVSLESYKKNSEKNIKEKENIKGKRGTGKVKGKPVMEAKAGSSVSSDMKGRHLDISLDRKTPRLPTSDQTNTCNNQSTVQNTEKPTSNSSSVSPKESSSLATHFKELFSDTETLQASKDSSGEITYDRCDNLDNPVEEAQRSLSLLTNILQSMDDVEQSIASRSELSASNDALSTNTGMSTKEPSCLQSVVVSTKDTIGELLPDKSGVNNMTLGQLLGLTAKTNHEAVDEVSTKPEVNTKSVVSTIVTTQSNDTQSLDALSSDRTELPTQSESNNMTFGQLLGLAAEQKQEAAKDVLAKPEIKSNPETEKFTISTVVTTQTNDMQSTRASSNDNIELPTQTESSNMTLGQLLGLAAEQNCETTGELLKQESHGKLELEEPAITNIETKNSFDKKKDHWNTAGSEKVVKQNKAELQLEKANMIDIEILRKGWTVDEVRTLTVGELYLMLNQPSKIVLEYDWEERNVAIDQLETTKNEEPHVHQLSKVLNKLVQLASITFGNVKNKQQQLPLSPHLQDNASSKLAGTSSSSSQARGSGSSSSKNSSRSPSVRNNGRICGQSPTVKSTTRQLKKEKTSVIQGVSQSTVTTVTLGTVGQALTPNPVADVSSISTTLGGIPATVQDKHMFVVPVGAAPRAVKPGMPTTTDSVTEQLHKLLPNSRRGARPRRKPIVIQRPLLPRRHTLGVGKPMTFVELLPSHSPLTAVIPVTTTSSPPAGVRHVTLPLTKKVVKVVPAAAGPVDVTSLQVPLLKTAENSSSAGVIMQPHVILANSTASTTSLLSMPTVTQVISSVPNSPGYSRGTTSHHAIRTSEAGEGASVITKHEDVVKGRLFSVTTPLTVRTDSHTTLTSLSLRNSPISLKSPGLSSISAHSPPQLSIPETSTSSTTVSISPPNISSLLEFSLPDMSTAVSGESLSNNVDTHLLDFGENSNSSLSAALGLESDKLHGVSGTSTYVLPTDHMVVPKHTTPPQSPPTSQFKISSPGPEGHWLNGESSDFSLSSLLNSLDTPCKSASETVGLSSDSVGLDPLGRLASDVDSHLQCLMNENSLDYVAKFADLAAQISASSESKSS; encoded by the exons ATGATAAAGAACAAAGATCAAGTTCGTCACTTCTATTATAGAACATGGCATAAAATATCCAAATACCTACATATTGGTGATG ATGTGAAGAAACAGACTCAAGAGCTCTATGGTCTCATTAATTATGCTGAACTTCGTAAGAAGATTGGAGGAT gTTTGAATGAAAAGAATCGTCAGAGACTAAATGATCTCATCTTAAATGG agTAACCTTTGTGAAATTTAAAGGGAAGAAACTGCGTATCAAAACACCTGTGTGTCGAGCCCTGAAGAGGATTAATAATGTGGAAG AGCCAAAAATACAAGAAGAACCAAAACTTCccaaagaaatctacgttgaatttCGTCCATGCACAAATGCTGCTTGGCTTCATGTTCAAAGCCTGGCACAAAATCCCCGAGTTCGTACAAAAGTTAATTTGCAACGGCGTTTATCAACTGTGATAGAATACTTGGAGAAAAAGTGGAAACCACAAAGGCTCAAACAA AAAGAACAAATTTTGTGCAATCTGTCCAAAGTGTCTGTTCCAGAGCTTCCTGTTGATCCTCCCCCTATACTCCGTGTCAGACCCAGATCAGACTTTAACATATCCCTACTCTCCATCCACCCTGTTGACATGGCTTCTAGTGCTGATGTCAGTTTGGAGAGTTACAAGAAGAATAGCGAAAAGAATATTAaggagaaagaaaatattaaaggaaAACGAGGAACAGGGAAGGTAAAAGGGAAGCCTGTTATGGAAGCTAAAGCTGGAAGTTCTGTGAGTAGTGATATGAAGGGCAGACATCTAGACATTTCGTTAGACAGGAAAACACCACGTCTACCAACTAGTGATCAAACCAACACTTGTAACAACCAGTCTACTGTTCAAAACACGGAAAAGCCAACAAGTAATTCAAGTTCTGTAAGTCCTAAAGAATCTAGCTCTTTAGCTACACATTTTAAAGAATTGTTTTCAGATACTGAAACTCTACAAGCTTCCAAAGATTCATCTGGAGAGATCACGTATGATAGATGTGATAACCTGGATAATCCAGTTGAGGAAGCTCAGAGATCTTTGTCACTCTTGACAAATATTCTTCAGTCAATGGATGATGTCGAACAAAGTATAGCATCAAGATCTGAATTAAGTGCCTCTAATGATGCTTTGTCTACAAACACTGGAATGTCTACCAAAGAGCCAAGTTGCTTACAGTCTGTTGTAGTATCTACCAAGGACACCATTGGAGAACTCCTACCTGATAAATCTGGTGTCAACAACATGACTCTTGGGCAACTTCTGGGGCTAACAGCCAAAACAAATCATGAAGCAGTAGATGAAGTGTCAACAAAGCCTGAAGTtaatacaaagtctgtagttaGCACAATAGTAACCACACAATCAAATGACACGCAGTCCCTTGATGCATTGAGTAGTGACAGAACTGAACTGCCTACTCAATCAGAATCTAATAACATGACTTTTGGGCAACTTCTGGGCTTAGCAGCAGAACAGAAACAAGAAGCAGCAAAGGATGTATTGGCCAAACCAGAAATTAAGTCAAATCCTGAAACAGAAAAGTTTACTATAAGTACAGTAGTAACTACACAAACAAATGATATGCAGTCCACTAGAGCATCATCAAATGACAACATAGAACTGCCAACTCAGACTGAATCTAGCAATATGACATTAGGACAACTTCTAGGCTTAGCAGCTGAACAAAACTGTGAAACAACGGGAGAGCTATTGAAACAAGAAAGCCATGGAAAATTGGAGTTGGAGGAACCTGCTATTACTAATATTGAGACAAAGAATTCCTTTGATAAAAAGAAGGATCATTGGAATACAGCAGGGTCAGAAAAAGTAGTTAAACAGAATAAAGCTGAACTGCAGTTGGAGAAAGCAAATATGATTGACATTGAAATTCTTAGAAAAGGTTGGACAGTTGATGAAGTGCGAACGTTAACTGTTGGAGAGCTTTATTTAATG TTAAATCAACCTTCAAAGATTGTTCTTGAGTATGATTGGGAAGAAAGGAATGTGGCCATAGACCAGCTGGAAACTACAAAGAATGAAGAACCTCATGTCCACCAGCTGTCCAAGGTTCTAAATAAATTAGTTCAGCTGGCTTCAATCACATTTGGAAACGTGAAGAATAAACAG CAGCAGTTACCACTGTCACCTCATCTTCAAGATAACGCTTCTTCCAAGTTAGCTGGGACATCATCGAGTTCCAGCCAGGCTCGTGGTTCGGGATCATCGTCTAGTAAGAACTCGTCTAGAAGCCCAAGTGTGCGAAATAATGGAAGAATTTGTGGACAGTCTCCCACTGTGAAGAGTACAACCAGACAGTTGAAGAAAGAAAAGACCTCTGTTATACAAGGTGTCTCACAATCCACTGTAACAACTGTTACCTTAGGGACTGTGGGACAAGCACTGACACCAAACCCAGTGGCAGATGTGTCTAGTATTTCTACCACTCTTGGGGGGATTCCTGCCACTGTTCAAGATAAACATATGTTTGTGGTGCCTGTTGGAGCTGCACCTCGAGCTGTGAAACCTGGAATGCCTACCACCACTGATTCTGTCACTGAGCAACTCCAT AAATTACTACCTAATTCGAGACGTGGAGCACGGCCTCGTAGGAAACCAATTGTCATACAGAGACCTCTACTTCCAAGACGGCATACTTTAGGGGTTGGAAAACCTATGACGTTTGTCGAACTTCTTCCTTCTCACTCACCGTTGACAGCTGTAATTCCAGTTACCACAACATCCTCACCACCAGCGGGTGTACGTCATGTCACTTTACCCCTGACCAAGAAGGTGGTAAAAGTTGTTCCTGCtg CTGCTGGCCCTGTGGATGTGACTTCCCTCCAGGTGCCTTTActgaaaacagcagaaaatagTTCTTCTGCAGGAGTAATTATGCAGCCACATGTCATCTTGGCCAACAGCACAGCGTCAACAACTAGCCTATTATCTATGCCGACTGTGACACAGGTCATCAGTTCTGTACCCAACTCACCAGGATATTCGCGTGGAACGACAAGTCACCATGCCATTAGGACTTCCGAAGCAGGGGAAGGTgcaagtgtaataacaaaacatgaAGATGTTGTGAAAGGAAGGTTGTTTTCTGTCACAACCCCTCTTACAGTCAGAACAGATTCACACACTACCCTTACA TCATTAAGCCTCAGAAACTCTCCCATTTCATTGAAGTCCCCTGGATTATCGAGTATCTCAGCTCATTCTCCACCTCAGCTTTCAATTCCAGAGACATCAACATCATCAACTACAGTGTCCATATCCCCACCCAACATATCTTCATTGTTGGAGTTTTCACTGCCTGACA TGTCCACAGCTGTTTCTGGAGAAAGCCTTTCAAACAACGTGGATACACACCTACTTGACTTTGGAGAGAATTCTAATTCAAGCCTCTCAG CTGCCTTAGGTCTTGAGTCTGATAAGCTACATGGTGTCAGTGGAACGTCAACATATGTGTTGCCAACAGACCACATGGTGGTACCCAAACACACTACACCTCCTCAGAGTCCTCCCACCAGTCAGTTCAAAATAAGTTCTCCTGGACCTGAAGGACATTGGTTAAATGGAGag AGTTCAGACTTTTCACTTAGCAGCCTTCTGAATTCATTAGATACTCCCTGTAAATCAGCATCAGAAACGGTGGGTCTCTCATCAGACTCTGTTGGTTTGGATCCTTTAGGTAGACTTGCTTCTGAT GTGGACTCTCATTTGCAATGCTTGATGAATGAAAACAGCCTGGACTATGTTGCCAAGTTTGCTGATTTGGCAGCCCAAATTTCGGCATCTTCAGAGAGCAAGTCATCATGA